The genomic segment tttacacaatcaaatatacctgtgattctgccttagtgtcatttgtgtgcaaaaaaatagtgaaactgaactgaaaagacttaccggcgtcgcgaatgttgatggtgtttttaattactatcatattgcttttaaaacacatggagtggtaggtttgttatttttatgtaaaagtggtactaattataaaacaatacgaactttagtttgttttaaaacatgcagttttatggtaactatgctaatcaaagtatgttattattaagctgttaataatatgaaaccactgtaatttgtagcagtaatttaaatggaacaaactgtaaataatattattcaatggcaaaattagacccagttccataaaaacatcaaattaagttgttatgcaggcctctatgacagtccttgaaatattttttaattttatctattttctcttgttaaatgttcaagtactcattatgactaatgaaatttagtatgtataaaggatatttacctagtacacaactacacatactagtttttgttgccgatggattttgtcaaacagccgatgctagaaattatatatatatacagatcagtacctcacctcatttgaagtaagacattgtaacacctcatttttggaaatgaggtactcatacaaactcatttgaaattgatgtcCTACCCATCACTACGTCAATGGAACTTccaaacaatgtaaacaaacggcATCACATGGTTTTGTCACTGTTTCTCCTTGAATTCTCACACTACCTCATTAAACACCATTGAAACAATACATTACTGAAACGGTCTTATTATCGTAACATGCAAAACCTTATATTAATAACTTAATCTGGAGATTTCATTAAAAACTTGAAAGGGTTTAAAAGTTAGGTTATTGTGACGAAAGAAAAATGACGTTATTGTTTCTTTTAAGTTCTACATTTGTCTATGATGGATAGGGCTGGGACTAAAGTTGCCGATATTGTAAAGCCAGCTACACGCTACCCAACTCACGCTCTATTCCAAccacgtagtgattcaatactCTTAGTACCAACTATCATTgtttaggtaggtaaaaatagtcatttgttatacaagggggcaaagttgtattttaacgtcgagtgtggaattgaaaaacgagcaaagcgagtggttcgagaatagaatagaatcctgaacttgcgagttttttaaaacacgagaggtaaaatacatttgcacccgagtgtaacacaaaacttttcccctcactatagcgaggaaactataacgcaaaaaatgcgtttatcactgcttccagtagttccacaggtggtaaatcatctttattactagattcacctgcttttaccagttttaaagcagttaatttgaccttattcaaggtcaaattactttactcactagtggataaaatgcgtttttacccgctggtattaaaggacaaaacacgtgtttccgagctagtgaggggaaaaataaaaaaatgacggTACTGATGgtttcaatattattttactCGTTAACTGCTTTTCTTGGCATGTACGCATGCCGATgccgcgaacgcgagtgtggaCTCTTTTTGCATATCGAATATCGCGCGAGTGTGGAGAGCGCTTAATTGACGTTTGGACATtatttaacaaataattttCGCATCACTAAGAAATTCATCATTCAGAGacaatttcaaaatggcggtttgtttacattgtttagAAGTtccattgacggcgactttacacctttgggggacgctcggctagatggcgctaatattcatatttgacattttaacacatatcaagctaagaaaaagccaaattgtcaaatttgacgttcaaaagttttaatcctgtgtcgagagatggcagtctatgcactgtgattacacattttactttgacagtaactctctattgGCTTCGTTCGtacgaagtgcatggagggggtaagccacagaccaacccctatagacatccattacaagacgactcgcggtcgccagccttcctagtatttgcactgatataagcgcgggcgctcgccgtgcccgatcagtatcgaccaagtaacagacccgaaagcagcgcatgtttttcgcacaaaaaaattggaaaagggtattttgatgccttaaagatgtccacctgtagtgtgaaatggtgtggaaaggtaacaagaagctcaaatttaaaaacagacggcattacattccacaaataagtcatatttataatttattcagagccggcataggtcaacttacattggccacttacgcgtcagtagagggacagtcatacttctgtcccttttcatctggcgcgactgcccgccgtccttgaaacggccaatcacagcgcgcttaacacattccccgcccgctcctcgcaccccaaacagtggtgactcgtatcgcgaacaaaatatacaaaattgctactctataggaggttctctgtggggtaagcaaagcgatcgcagtgcttgcggtggtcaaaatcgacactgattgtggtttgtcatctatcaaaactcataaaatataatacaatgagtaatgtttgaaatgggccaccaatgttgttttgttgttagttgtaaaaataatggcataaatagtcgttgcacgttctatccGTTTCTTGGAGCACACtagaaattggatcaaagaactaaatggatagctaccgtGAAAAGAAAACATAAGtgttatgtcaaaacaaaacattataataaattatatttaagctttgtttacctaatattgttcaatacgctgttagtatttttcctaccgtaaaaaattatgctataagattcaGGCctggcctgggaataggcccgtgtcggatatttctgcggccgcggacatgactaggtacttacgtttagacttgttttatatggtattaacgggacggaggtttagcgaataccatatcactcgctcgtagaacttctaccattactcctatgttcttcaagattatgggcatataaggaatatgccctgccagcaccaatttattgcctctttctgtggtctggggttggaagtttataccgtgagtaatgctttggaaaatgattttcattattatatccatgtctttataatcgatctacctaaattacacttgaaatagtagctcttgttattcaatttatttaaaattaacgaaaaatcgttaaaatatatgtttatttacatgtcattttttgacattttccacttcaaattcacatggtagtgggcgtaattgtagTGCGCGTAGCCAAtaacactcgatcctctttgctaatacATAACAATAGCTTAATTTCATGGCAGCGTTATTGAGTGAACGAAATATGTTAAGTCTAATTCAGGTGAAAGTCCCCCACGATCCCGACAAAAGAGCTTAAAGCCTTGAAAAATTATTAAATCTGATACACGGCAATAACTTGTAAATTGAATCTTATCTTTGGGTTTTGGTACTTTAGGTCAATCGCTTTGGTAGCTCAAGCCAATATTGAGAATTTGTCGAGTACCTAGATCTCGAGCTTCCTAAATAATTAAAGTTCCTAAACTCCTAAACCATAATAAAGTGAGCGTAAACGTGGCGCTCTACGACTAAAGGATCCTTATGCTTCATCtgcaatataaatacataaataaaataaataaagtaaataaaataaataaaataaataaaataaataaaataaataaaataaataaaataaataaaataaataaaataaataaaataaataaaataaataaaataaataaaataaataaatattataggacattcttacacagattgactgaggcccacggtaagctcaagaaggcttttgttgtgggtactcaaacaatatatataatttataaatacttaaaatacatagaaaacatccatgtatAATagttttatatacatagaaaacatccatgactcaggaacaaatatctgtgctcatcacacaaataaatgcccttactgggattcgaaagcgggaccgcggcgcagcaggcagggtcactaccgactgagccagaccgatcgtcaaatATCCTTATTGTACCTACTTGAAGCATAAGTTCCCTTCTGTATGGAAAGACACAAATAGTCGTTTTGATTACAGAGCTAAGACCGGAACACCAGTAAGAGAAAGGAATGCACGCAGTTCGAGCTCGAGCTCCGATAGCAGCGGCTCTTCGTCCGACGAAGAATAACCTCTGGCGTTAAGgtatttagaatatttagtcaTTAAGTAGTTTATTCAATAAAGTATATACTGTATAAGTAGATTGAATTATCTTTCATTTTACCCTTAACAAAAGCCTACGGGAAACCTATTACGGGTTTTGCATGTGCATATCTTTACTCCCAAATTTGTGGTAAATTAGGATGATCAGAAACACCCGAAAAGAATAGTCAATAGTCCCCTAGTGCTTCCTGTTCGTACCATAActattaatcttttttttttaataccgaTCTCTAAAAACTGACGTATTACCCTTGAAAACTCATTCAAAGCAGCCTAGTTTACATAAACCACAAAAGACCACTATTGTAACCTTCACATAAGACTCACTCTCGTGCGCCGGGTCAAGCGCGCAtgaaagtacctacctatttgttTTGTTGTCAAGTTTCGGAAGTATTAACAATGAGCGGTGACCCGCGACACTAGGGTTGTCAACCGTACtgtgttatacaccgtgtttttattgaattccgttaactttaaaggaaaattctttagatcaaatacaattaatttctctaaaaaactagcggcttaactcttactgttaccgagttattaaaaaaataaaaataattactgaacacgtgtgtaacagcctttaccacttcctaaatgttatttgttttgacatgtgccgtcaatcacttgacagtaACTTGCATGTTATCCTTAAACGACAAAGTTAaaggataacattcaagttactgtcaagtgattgacgggacattaagggtctctcacactgattaattcatttattatgtatgcaaacggtgattttttttttgcgaatttaactaaaagtgatatccagggtggttcctgataacgaacctaacaacgtgtcgaatttaacggaaaacaaaaaatcacggtgtataatttcgtaCTATTGAATCCATAATACTGAATCTTTATATTGGCAACTGTATTATTATGATGTTTAGATTCACAATTTCACGCCTTAGTctatttgaattttgaatattCCGGTAATTCCATGTGTACAAGAGTGAATTTTCGGGATCATCGGTTACACAAACTTTAGgtacaagtacctacttaaaaaaaaaacagtacagAAAGTGATAAggtttgtgtatttttttctgATGTTTCAAATTGACCAATGTACAGATATGTCACGTGCCTTGGTGAGCATAAGTACTTTTCACTTAATTTAACAATACTACTAACTACTAGTACTAGATTTACTTTGACTGAACTATATTTTTCACCCAAAAGTTGGCAGCCCTGCACGCCACTGACACGGACCCATTTCCCCTTTGTCGCTAACAGTGCTAATTGCTCCTCTGAAGAGTTTTGAAGAAAGCTGACTTTGCGACCGTTAGTTGCTCTCTGAACGCTAAAGCGGTATACACTGCAACCGAAGGTGTTTGTCCAtgttaaaaatgtttcattatgAAGTGTGTATTATATCTGCGCTAGTGATGGTAAGtcttgtttttactttttattctaCTTATTATGCGGCATTATTTAAATAGACCCTCTatctaaaaataaacataattagcACTCAACTTTAACAGTACCATTGTTATCTCAACCATTTGCCCGACTTAATGAAAGTGGGGAATCCACACTAGTACAACCAGGTTACCTATTGACACCGCATTCGTCCTTAACTCAACATGTTATTGTGTTCGACATCTAGATCAAGGTCGTGTTTGCTTTCAGATTTTCAGCGCAGCGGCCGATTCTAGAAGACTCGACTATccgtttttaaataataagaatTTTGACTGCGGCCCATACGGCTTCACCTGCGAAGGGCAGGCGAAACTGAGACTGTGCGAGGGACCAAACCTGTTCGGGCCCTCGTTCCTCTGCCCCCCGGACACTATCTGTAACGAAGACTCCAGCGACGTTTGCGAAAACGCCAACAACTACATCGCGCCATCTTTCGGAAAAACATTACGCTGCCACAGAAACGAAAGAATTGCCGACCCCAGCGTCCCCGGGTGTAAAGGCTACATCCTGTGCATCCCTAACAAGAACCGTTTCCAAggtattaaatttaaatgttcGGGGACCACCATTTTCAACGGTTACACGCGAACCTGCTCCGCGCCTGACAAATACACGTGCCCAATAGCGAACACTACTCAGGCGAATGATTATTTCCTTGAAAGTAACAGGAGAATCGATACTCGGCACGATGTTGAATCGGATAAGAAGCCAGCATCGGCAGCGCATCGGCCTCGGCCCATAGACTGCAGGAACTACAAGTTGACCGTGACGCAGGGGCAGAGCCCGGCGAGGGCGGCGTACTTCTGCCCGTCGCGGCCGGTGCCGGGCGAGAGCGCCGTGCGCTGCACCGTCTTCTCCAACCAGTTCTGCATCACGCTCGAGAGGTACAACGAGGACCAGTTCGTCGAAAGCTCAAGAGCCGCTTACCGAAGGCCGCGGTTCGACTATTTGGTAACGGAACTCGATAAAGATATCACAATACCATCTTGAAAATGCATAATATTATATAACTGAATGCCTGTCCATGTCCAGGTCCTGCCATTATGAGATTATGTTGTACCTATAGTATAatgcaaatatttatgtaacatTTATTTCTGACATAGCGTAGCAAGGTATAATTTCGATTGTAATGTAAGTCCTTTATgaaatttttcagtacagatggtgtttttttttacgcactattgCGAGGAATGGTTCATtattatgccaggtcgaaacttcggagggccatctgtactgaaaaacgtcatatgatacacgtgcgaaaaggaaattcgtaactcgtgtcgatttaaatttATCgcaactcgtttcgaacttgctttttacgcacttgtatcgtaatattcgaaatgtactattacaggTCTCAATTAATTTGTGTTTCATTTATTGCTtactaatacaaaaataataatgtctAGTTAAGAGAAACTATGaataggtaccagtggcggggcgtcgatacaactcgattccctacgggttccctaaaattctcttttatctgtagaagttcatacaaaacagatcccgaaaacccctttggctttatcaacgaaaattaTCACACCACGCCACtgataggtaggtactacaTGTAGCGGCTTATTTTATGATGAATAACTCTCTAATCTGATAATGTtgttatttgaataaaataccatcatttatatttttcagcatatgttttatttataatgtaataaaatcttacaataaaaacagtgtaaaaataaaattttatcatATTAGTAACATAGTAATAATcaacaaaataaattaggtaAGTATTAGTACATATAAGACCAAAATTCTAGAGCTATATATATCACGTGACAGATCACTAGCATTGTTTCAAGATCAAGATCTAGGCCCTCCAGGGTGTCGGTGTCAGCACTCGTAGCTGTCCGCGTGCACGCACTTCTTCTTGTCCTTGTGGAACACGCGCCCTGAATCGCACTTCTTTACCTTCCGACGGTAATGAGACTTCCGACTCTTCTTGCACAAGTAGTATCGCCTGCATTCATTGCGAATAGGGAATTTACCCTCCTTTTTACATTTAAACACTTCCTCTTCATCGTCATCGTCGTCTTCAGATTTTTCTGAAGCTTCGCTAGTTTTTTTAGTCATTGAAACGTCATCGGTATTACTAGTACTTGTACTATCATCGCTACTGTTGTTATTTACGACTCTACTAGTGGTGATAATATTGTCAGTATTGCTACTAGCGGTGGTGCTACCCGTTTGGCTACTGGTATCACTTGAAGAAATCGAAACAGATTCATTGGACTCCATCGCCTTTGACTCTATACACTTGACGGTTGTTTTGTTAAGAGCGTAGCCTGTTTGacattgaaatttgaatctatACAAGTGGTTGTTATGGTCGACGCAAATGTAATAAACATTATCTTTAATAAAGTCGCTAAATCTGCCTGCCGATGGACATTTGAATTCATTGTTTCGTATACAATGAGACAGGTTTTTAGTACATAGTTTTTTAATGTCGCTGAATACAGTGTTTTCGGGACAGTTACCAACAACGGGCTGGTTGTTACCCACACAGATGTAAAATTTTCTGCAATCGTCCTTGTCAGAATATCTACCCCTTACGCCACTGACGCAAGTAAAGGCTGCTGACGCTTCATTGCCAACTTGTTGCGGAACCGGTGTGATTGGATTTGGGGCTACCGATTGAGGAATTGCTTGAACATGATTTGTATAAGGCACTTTTGTAGAAGTAGTTGAATAAAGATTTGTGGGTAAATTGTTTTTCTGTTGATCTCTCACATCGACAGAAGTTTGAGGGAAATTGGTTTTCTCTGTTTGGTTTGCATTATTGAAAGAAATGTCAACTATGTTATTGACTCCAGTTTGCGAATTAGCTTCGGGCAAAGTGGATGCAGTTGCAACAACGTTATTTTCATCGTTCCTGTTTTGTGTTTGGCTTACAGAAGTCAAACCACCAAGATTGGGATTTATTAAACGAATGTCTTTGCCGGTAACTTCTCCTTGCGTATCGAATATAGGTACGTTCTTAATATATGAAGGAGTTATTTTATGGACGCCATTGATATTATCTGGTGATGGTATGTTAGCTTGAGTAAGATAAACGGTTGCTGATTCATACGATTCAGTTGTAAGAACATTTTCGTTTGTCGTTTTAGAGGTTACTTCCGTCAAAAACGATGTATGCGCAACTAGCGGACGCAGCTTCACATTATTGACAGGTAACGGCAAAATATCCAACATGACCGGTTTACTAGACGCGGCCAATCCATCGTTAACTTGGTCCCCTTTCATGGCAGTTTGCATATTAATTGTTTCCGACACTTGACGTGTATTGCTTTGTAATTCGATTGTATAATTTTGTTTagctaaaattaatttattaattccTTTAATTTTGCTGCCAATTTCGTCAACTGTTGATTCTGACCCTGTGCTTAGTAAATTAGGTGTGGTTTGAACATCGTGTGAGTTATCTACTATTTTAGTATCTACTACAGTTGCATCCCTATTGTTTATGGTGTTCACATAACCTATCTTATCCGAGGATACTTCGACGTTACTCCCAATATTCCTACCGTTGCTAATAATTTCGCCAACTGTCGATTCCGACCCAGGACTAAGTAAATTAGgtcttatttcaatattttgtgTATTATCCAGTATTTTAGTAACAACTACAGATGCATCTTTACTTGTTTTGATATCCACAGAATCAGTCTTATCTGAAGAAATTTGGAAGTCGCTCCTAATATCCTTAACGTTGCCAATTTTGTCATTTGTAGATTGTGTTTCAATATTGAATGTATTATCCATTATTTTAATTTCAACGACAGTTGCAACTTCTTTGTTTTTAGTATTACTCCCAATATCCGTAACATTGCTGCCAACAACATCAACTGTCGATTCTGATCCAGGACTAAGTAAATTCAGTGTAGTTTGTAGATTGTGTGTATTATCCACGATTTTTGTATAGACGCTAGTTGTATCTTTACTATTTTTGGAGTTTACAGATTCTGGGTTATCTGAGAAAACTTTAGCGTTGCTCCCAATCTCCCTTACGTTACTGCCAACTTCTTCAACTGTAGGTTTTGACCCAGGAATAAGTAAACTAGGCATGATTGCTGTGTCGTGTGTACTATCCAATGTTTTAGTATCAACTGCATTTtcatttttactatttttagagTTTTGAAATTTTACCTTATCTAAGGAAAGATTAGCGGTGTTTCCAACTGCGTCAACTGTAGATTCTGGCCCAGAAATGAGTAAATTAGATATTGTTTCAATTGTGTGTGTATTATTCAGAATTTTAGTATCAACTACAGTTTCATCTTTACTGTTTTTGAGGGAAACAGATTCTGCGTTATCTGAAGATAGTTTGGTGTTGCTCTCAATTTCCTTAACGTTACTGCCAATTCCGTCAACTGCAGTTTCCGATTCCGGGATATATAAACTATGTATGCTATTAACATTTAGTGTATTATCTAGTACATTTATATCAGCTACCGATGGATCTTTATTGTTTACTGTATTtacaaattccttattcaaaGAAACGATGGTTTTACTACTAACTGCCTTAATTGCCTTATCGTTACTGCCAGTTGCGTCAACTGTAGTTTTAACACTGTAGGTGTTATCAGATATTGTAGTATCAGCAACATCTGTTTTTGTGGGTACAGTCATTGACGAAGACAAGGTATCTGATCCATCACTAGCGAATATGTCAGTTTTCAAATAAGGTTCTTTAACCAAGATTGGTTCTGTCGTAGAAGTTTCAAGTTCACTGTTCACAATCATTATATTTTCGGGATGAGCATTTATGGTCAGGAAACCGCCTGCGCTCTGGGTTACGGTAGTGGTGTTGTAGGTCTCCTGACGATTATAAACTAAAGCGGGGATTGAACTACTGACAGgtaaggacgatataata from the Leguminivora glycinivorella isolate SPB_JAAS2020 chromosome 8, LegGlyc_1.1, whole genome shotgun sequence genome contains:
- the LOC125228573 gene encoding uncharacterized protein LOC125228573, coding for MLKMFHYEVCIISALVMIFSAAADSRRLDYPFLNNKNFDCGPYGFTCEGQAKLRLCEGPNLFGPSFLCPPDTICNEDSSDVCENANNYIAPSFGKTLRCHRNERIADPSVPGCKGYILCIPNKNRFQGIKFKCSGTTIFNGYTRTCSAPDKYTCPIANTTQANDYFLESNRRIDTRHDVESDKKPASAAHRPRPIDCRNYKLTVTQGQSPARAAYFCPSRPVPGESAVRCTVFSNQFCITLERYNEDQFVESSRAAYRRPRFDYLVTELDKDITIPS